The Xiphophorus hellerii strain 12219 chromosome 22, Xiphophorus_hellerii-4.1, whole genome shotgun sequence genome has a window encoding:
- the vrk2 gene encoding serine/threonine-protein kinase VRK2 isoform X1, whose translation MAPPRKRALPKPLPDDFILTDTEKKKWRLGKIIGQGGFGLIYLASQDISRPVASDTDFVIKVEYHENGPLFSELKFYQRAAKPESVHKWKKGKKLSFLGIPTYWGSGLAEYKNLRYRFMAMDRLGCDLQQVCERNGGRLKKSTVLQIGKRLVDVLEYIHENEYVHADIKAANIMLGYRDLDQVYLADYGLSYRYAPDGVHKEYKENPKKGHNGTIEYTSLDAHNGVAPSRRGDLQILGFCLLHWLCGSLPWDNVLKNPIQVQEAKTILMDNLPGSVQQLSVSGASTDELAEFLIYVRTLDYDDKPDYELLKELLHCRVKGGLDLSVPEGHQRSAAKESSKREKHQKGGTARGSCRDKLDDEELEHPKSKPVSARHIRGLPATKSSENKEVSPSRKYLLRPRLPCMYEENEDSEEEDEEEEEEEKDVRPKRISACYLRGPPIGPADQPKQSTKSKRPDNKTDEQTRTMARREHQRSLHSGARCDRERQMHDGDYRECWDERPRQNGGRYCHIHSKYSQIMSECKPATVQRNSWKSRFVCVGFILLVGAAFFFAEVQFNSISDLFSR comes from the exons ATGGCACCCCCAAGGAAGCGTGCCTTGCCCAAACCCCTCCCAGATGACTTCATACTGACAGAcactgagaaaaagaaatggaggCTGGGGAAGATCATCGGTCAAGGAGGCTTTGGACTGATTTATCTGG CCTCCCAGGATATAAGCAGGCCTGTTGCATCAGACACAGACTTTGTCATAAAAGTG GAGTATCATGAGAATGGCCCCTTGTTCTCTGAGCTCAAGTTCTACCAGAGAGCAGCCAAACCAGAGAGCG TGCACAAatggaagaaaggaaagaagctGAGCTTTTTGGGTATCCCGACATACTGGGGATCAGGACTGGCCGAATACAAGAATCTTCG GTACCGTTTCATGGCCATGGACCGGCTGGGTTGTGACCTTCAGCAAGTCTGTGAGCGCAACGGAGGTCGACTGAAGAAGAGCACTGTACTCCAGATTGGTAAAAGACTG GTGGATGTTCTGGAGTATATTCATGAAAACGAGTATGTCCATGCTGACATCAAAGCTGCCAACATCATGTTGGGTTACAGAGACCTGGACCAG GTTTACCTTGCAGACTATGGACTCTCCTATAGATATGCCCCTGATGGAGTCCATAAAGAATACAAGGAAAACCCAAAGAAGGGCCATAACGGAACAATTGAGTACACCAGCCTTGATGCCCACAATGGAGTTG CGCCTTCAAGACGTGGTGACCTCCAGATCTTGGGGTTTTGTCTTCTTCACTGGTTATGTGGGTCACTACCCTGGGACAACGTCCTCAAAAACCCCATTCAGGTGCAAGAGGCCAAAACCAT ACTGATGGATAATCTTCCAGGCTCGGTTCAGCAGCTGTCAGTGAGTGGAGCCAGCACAG ATGAGCTAGCTGAGTTTCTGATTTATGTGAGAACTCTGGACTACGACGATAAGCCTGACTACGAGCTTCTTAAAGAGCTGTTGCACTGTCGTGTCAAAGGAGGACTTGACCTGTCTGTGCCTGAAGGTCACCAAAGGTCAGCCGCCAAGGAGTCTTCTAAAAGAGAGAAG CATCAGAAAGGAGGAACAGCTAGAGGGTCTTGCAGAGACAAGCTGGATGATGAAGAACTGGAACACCCAAAGTCCAAACCGGTGTCAGCGCGCCACATACGGGGCCTACCCGCCACTAAATCCAGTGAG AACAAAGAGGTTTCTCCTTCTAGAAAGTATTTACTGAGGCCGAGGCTCCCATGTATGTATGAAGAAAACGAAGAcagtgaggaggaggatgaggaggaagaggaggaggagaaggatgTCAGACCCAAACGTATTTCTGCATGCTACCTGAGAGGTCCTCCCATTGGCCCTGCAGATCAGCCCAAACAG agtacTAAATCCAAAAGACCTGACAACAAAACAGACGAGCAGACCAGGACCATGGCGAGACGAGAACATCAACGCAGCCTCCATAGCGGGGCACGGTGTGACAGGGAGAGACAGATGCATGATGGGGATTACAGAGAATGCTGGGATGAAAGGCCGCGTCAGAATGGAGGGCGGTACTGCCACATCCATTCAAAGTACAGCCAGATCATGTCAGAGTGCAAACCTGCCACCGTACAGAGAAACTCCTGGAAGTCCAGGTTTGTCTGTGTGGGATTCATCCTGCTAGTGGGAGCTGCTTTTTTCTTCGCTGAAGTTCAATTCAATAGCATAAGTGACTTATTTAGCAGGTAG
- the vrk2 gene encoding serine/threonine-protein kinase VRK2 isoform X2 yields the protein MAPPRKRALPKPLPDDFILTDTEKKKWRLGKIIGQGGFGLIYLASQDISRPVASDTDFVIKVEYHENGPLFSELKFYQRAAKPESVHKWKKGKKLSFLGIPTYWGSGLAEYKNLRYRFMAMDRLGCDLQQVCERNGGRLKKSTVLQIGKRLVDVLEYIHENEYVHADIKAANIMLGYRDLDQVYLADYGLSYRYAPDGVHKEYKENPKKGHNGTIEYTSLDAHNGVAPSRRGDLQILGFCLLHWLCGSLPWDNVLKNPIQVQEAKTILMDNLPGSVQQLSVSGASTDELAEFLIYVRTLDYDDKPDYELLKELLHCRVKGGLDLSVPEGHQRSAAKESSKREKHQKGGTARGSCRDKLDDEELEHPKSKPVSARHIRGLPATKSSEIT from the exons ATGGCACCCCCAAGGAAGCGTGCCTTGCCCAAACCCCTCCCAGATGACTTCATACTGACAGAcactgagaaaaagaaatggaggCTGGGGAAGATCATCGGTCAAGGAGGCTTTGGACTGATTTATCTGG CCTCCCAGGATATAAGCAGGCCTGTTGCATCAGACACAGACTTTGTCATAAAAGTG GAGTATCATGAGAATGGCCCCTTGTTCTCTGAGCTCAAGTTCTACCAGAGAGCAGCCAAACCAGAGAGCG TGCACAAatggaagaaaggaaagaagctGAGCTTTTTGGGTATCCCGACATACTGGGGATCAGGACTGGCCGAATACAAGAATCTTCG GTACCGTTTCATGGCCATGGACCGGCTGGGTTGTGACCTTCAGCAAGTCTGTGAGCGCAACGGAGGTCGACTGAAGAAGAGCACTGTACTCCAGATTGGTAAAAGACTG GTGGATGTTCTGGAGTATATTCATGAAAACGAGTATGTCCATGCTGACATCAAAGCTGCCAACATCATGTTGGGTTACAGAGACCTGGACCAG GTTTACCTTGCAGACTATGGACTCTCCTATAGATATGCCCCTGATGGAGTCCATAAAGAATACAAGGAAAACCCAAAGAAGGGCCATAACGGAACAATTGAGTACACCAGCCTTGATGCCCACAATGGAGTTG CGCCTTCAAGACGTGGTGACCTCCAGATCTTGGGGTTTTGTCTTCTTCACTGGTTATGTGGGTCACTACCCTGGGACAACGTCCTCAAAAACCCCATTCAGGTGCAAGAGGCCAAAACCAT ACTGATGGATAATCTTCCAGGCTCGGTTCAGCAGCTGTCAGTGAGTGGAGCCAGCACAG ATGAGCTAGCTGAGTTTCTGATTTATGTGAGAACTCTGGACTACGACGATAAGCCTGACTACGAGCTTCTTAAAGAGCTGTTGCACTGTCGTGTCAAAGGAGGACTTGACCTGTCTGTGCCTGAAGGTCACCAAAGGTCAGCCGCCAAGGAGTCTTCTAAAAGAGAGAAG CATCAGAAAGGAGGAACAGCTAGAGGGTCTTGCAGAGACAAGCTGGATGATGAAGAACTGGAACACCCAAAGTCCAAACCGGTGTCAGCGCGCCACATACGGGGCCTACCCGCCACTAAATCCAGTGAG atcacatag